One Lepus europaeus isolate LE1 chromosome 17, mLepTim1.pri, whole genome shotgun sequence genomic window, cacctccactCCGCTCTAGGACAGCAGCAGCACGTGGccccggggggctgggggtgccggGAGTCCTCTCCAGCGAGGccccggggggctgggggtgccggGAGTCCTCTCCAGCgaggccccgggggggggggctgggggtgccggGAGTCCTCTCCTGCGAGGCCccgggggggctgggggtgccggGAGTCCTCTCCTGCGAGGccccggggggctgggggtgccggGAGTCCTCTCCTGCGAGGCCccgggggggctgggggtgccggGAGTCCTCTCCTGCGAGGccccggggggctgggggtgccggGAGTCCTCTCCAGCGAGGccccggggggctgggggtgccggGAGTCCTCTCCTGCGAGGCCccgggggggctgggggtgccggGAGTCCTCTCCAGCGAGGCCccgggggggctgggggtgccggGAGTCCTCTCCAGCgaggccccggggggggggggctgggggtgccggGAGTCCTCTCCTGCGAGGccccggggggctgggggtgccggGAGTCCTCTCCAGCGAGGccccggggggctgggggtgccggGAGTCCTCTCCAGCGAGGCCccgggggggctgggggtgccggGAGTCCTCTCCAGCGAGGCCccgggggggctgggggtgccggGAGTCCTCTCCAGCGAGGCCccgggggggctgggggtgccggGAGTCCTCTCCAGCGAGGCCccgggggggctgggggtgccggGAGTCCTCTCCAGCGAGGCCccgggggggctgggggtgccggGAGTCCTCTCCTGCGAGGCCccgggggggctgggggtgccggGAGTCCTCTCCAGCGAGGCCccgggggggctgggggtgccggGAGTCCTCTCCAGCGAGGCCccgggggggctgggggtgccggGAGTCCTCTCCAGCGAGGCCccgggggggctgggggtgccggGAGTCCTCTCCTGCGAGGCCccgggggggctgggggtgccggGAGTCCTCTCCAGCGAGGTCCCGGGGGGTGGCTGGGGGTGCCGGGAGTCCTCTCCTGCGAGGTCCCGGGGGGTGGCTGGGGGTGCCGGGAGTCCTCTCCAGCgaggccccgggggggggggggctgggggtgccggGAGTCCTCTCCAGCGAggccctggggggctgggggtgccggGAGTCCTCTCCCGCGAGGCGTTGAGTGCTTGCTGCTTTCCATCCCGGAAGCCAGTCCAGAGGAGGCGTCAGCTCTGTAAGTCTTCCCCCAAGGAAGCTTTAGGCTTTCCAGCCCACGCTGCCGGCAGGTGACAGCACGCCCGCGTGGTCACGGTAGAGATCGGCTCCCTCGGCAGCCCCAGGAGACCGGAGCCCAGGTGTGTGGACGCAGAACACCGGCTCCTGCGGGGCCCGGGCTGCGGCCCAGAGGGGCCGAGAGGGCCGGTTCCCTGTGTCCTCAGAGTGCTGGGAGAAGCTGGGGATCCTCAGGGCTGTGCGTGTGCCGTGgggtgagtggggtggggggaccttCGGGGCTGTGCGTGTGCCGTGgggtgagtggggtggggggaccttCGGGGCTGTGCGTGTGCCGTGgggtgagtggggtggggggaccttcggggctgtgtgtgtgccgtggggtgagtggggtggggggaccctgGGGGCTGTGCGTGTGCCGTGGGGTGAGTGGGTGGGGGGACCCTCGGGGCTCCGTGCGTGCCGCCGTGGGGTGAGGGGACCCTCGGGGCTGTGCGCGCCGTTGGGGTTGGGGGGACACTTGTGCTTGCGCCTCTTGGAGCTGGCGGGCGCGGCCCTGGCTCCCGAGCAGCCCTCCTCCTGCCGAAGCTGTGACCTGAGGACCCACAGACCTCGCTCGTGCCAGGACCCTCACCGCCGTCCTCCCCAGGCCAGTCACACAGTCGCCTGCTGGCTGCGCTGCCGGGGATCCATCACCCCATGTCCCAGGAGAAAGGACCCCATTTCCCACGAGCCCCTGCGACGCCGCTCGCCCAGGACCGCACTTGCAGGAAGAGGTAGGTCTGCTTGTTTTCCTCACGTGTTGCTTTGAAGAGTTTACCAAAAACGGCCAAAACGGCGTCCCcggccaccccccgcccccactggggcttcccagccctggggccgCACTGCCTGCGCCTCGCCCTGCGCTCCTGTTCGCCTGCTGCTGCCGCCTCACTCGGTGTAGAGGGGATGGCGTGGCCTCGCAGCCCACGTGGTAGGTGACCCCGAGAACACCTGTGTCTCACACCGCACTGCCCACTCGGGAGCCCACCGTGTAATGGCGAAACCCGTGTACAGCTCCATTTTCCTCTCGAAGAACGCGTGGGGCAGGGAGCGCGGGATGCCCACCCCGTGGGtgccagctgcagccctggctcctccgCGCCCTCCGAGGCGGCACAGGTGGCAGCGAGGCCCTGGGTCCCCGCCACGGAGCTCCCGGCCCtggtggcctggccctggctgcccggGGAGTGAACAGGGGACGAGGGGAACAGCTaagcccaggggagggaggagcactCAGCAGGCCAGCAGCCGCAGCCTGCGAATTCCGAGCGCTGGACCCGCCTCGGTGAGCTTTCCGGAGCGCTCCCAGCAGGGAAGGGGAGACCACAGTCCACAAAAAACACGGAAAACACGGCAAGTCTGACAGCCGTGGAGCCTTGCCTCACGGGGGCGGGACTCCCAGCCTGCGGGATGCGCTCGCTCGGGGACAGTCTGATGGCGGAGACTTCCAGCCTGTGAGAAGCACTCTGTGATAGTTTGATGGCGGAGACTCCCAGCCTGCGGGATGCGCTCGCTCGGGGACAGTCTGATGGCGGAGACTTCCAGCCTGTGAGAAGCACTCTGTGATAGTCTGATGGCGGAGACTCCCAGCCTGTGGGACGCGCTCACTCGGGGACAGTCTGATGGCGGAGACTCCCAGCCTGTGAGAAGCACTCTGTGATAGTCTGATGGCGGAGACTCCCAGCCTGTGGGACGCGCTCGCTCGGGGACAGTCTGATGGCGGAGACTCCCAGCCTGTGAGAAGCACTCTGTGACAGTCTGATGGCAGAGACTCCCAGCCTGTGAGAAGCACTCTGTGACAGTCTGATGGCGGAGACTCCCAGCCTGTGGGACGCGCTCGCTCGGGGACAGTCTGATGGCGGAGACTCCCAGCCTATGAGAAGCACTCTGTGACAGTCTGATGGCGGAGACTCCCAGCCTGTGAGAAGCACTCTGTGATAGTCTGATGGCGGAGACTCCCAGCCTGTGGGACGCGCTCGCTCGGGGACAGTCTGATGGCGGAGACTCCCAGCCTGTGAGAAGCACTCTGTGACAGTCTGATGGCGGAGACTCCCAGCCTGTGAGAAGCACTCTGTGACAGTCTGCGCCAGACTCTGATGGCGGAGCCTGTGGGAAGCGCTGGGCTCTCATAAGGGCATCtctggctccgccccccccctcccccccacgcACAGGTGCGCTCACCTGTCCATCCCTGCAGCGCTCAGCAGGGGCGGTTCTGTCCACAGTGCCTACCGTCGAACCACACGGCTCACTACACTTTTTGGTCAAAACAGTTGAACAAAGACACACAGCCCTGTCTTCCTGACAGGCCACGCTGGGTGACTCCGCCCCACACGGAGTCACGGACAGCACACGACATAAGACCTGGCTTTGAGCAAGGCACTTTCCACGGGACCCAAACGCCCTCCGTGGGCGTGAACTCCGGGTCCCGTTCCTGCGTCTCTACTGTGTGCTGCAGTGGGAGGTGAGGGCAGCTGGGCGTGGCAGGCGAGTGGCCCGTCCACGGGGCCGCGGGAGCCAGCCCAGGCCACGAGGACCTGCTGGCGCCCTTTCCCCTGGGTGTTCGGGGTTTATCAACTGGAAAAGAAGGCTCAGACGTACATAAATACGTTTACTTGAGGAATGGCCTTTATTGAGCAACGTCCaactctgcctgcagcagcagcccccagctctccccgcacgcgggaaggcagggagaggggcctgGCGCTTGTGCCGGGGaggccgctgccctcctggggcagggaggccggCATGGTGATGGCGATGGCGACAGAGACAGAGCCGGCGTCCCTAGTTGGCCTTGTCCTGGAATATATACAAGTTATTGGTGGCGGCCACGGCGATGGTGTTCTCCACCGGGTGCCAGGCCGTGTGCAGGATCTTCTTGTTGAAGTCCAGACTGTCCACACTGATCTcgtctttcttcctcttcccgcCCGCACACACCTTCCGGGGCTTGAGACTGGCGCGAGGCTTGCTGTTCTCGCGAGAGGCCTCCAGCGTGACGTCCCTCCGCGAGCTCCTGTCAAACATCCTGAAGAAGTTGTTGTAGGAGCCGGTCATGATGGCGCTGTGCAAAGCCAGAGAGCGACACCGTGAGCACAGCCAGGTCCCGGGCAGACGGCAGGAcggggacagaggaggaggagggagggggtgaggaggaggaggaggaggaggaggggcaggtgatTTCCCGCTCCTGGACTCACGACGCTGTCTCTGCAGGGATGGAGGAATGGGCCTGGGGGACGGCTGGGGTCTGGGGGCCGtgggcccgcccgcccgcctgcccagccctggcctctgccctgcagTGACTGGGACGTGAGGCAGACCAGGTCCCCAGCTCTGAGCGCTGTCACTCGCCCGCTGGCCGCACGGTGCGTTTCAGCTTCCAAGTTGTCACTCAAAGGCACAGGCAGCGCCTTCTGCAGCGAGGACGGCGGCACGGCCGCCCGGtgccccccactccccccacACCGCAGTCCAGGGTCAGCGTGCATGGCTGCGTCCACCACAGGCTGCATCCCCACGGCACGACGCTGTGTGCAACCTCACCCTTGccacaaaggaagagaaaggcgAGGGGCGGCGGCTGCCACCTGACCCTGGGCCTGAAGATGCCACGCGGCTGGAGCAGCGGCCGGGGACTGTCTCCGGGCCTCCCCGTGACGCCTGCGGTTCCTACTAGGGGACCAGGCCTGAGCCAGCTGCCTGCGAACCCTGCATCTGACCAACTCCACAGAGCACACGGCTGCCACTGACGCCGGACAGAACTCAGAACCGTGGCGGCGAGGCCCGGCGCAGCCCCGAGTTCTCCACACCGCCTTCCCTGTGGGGCTCGCTGTGACGCTCTGAAAGCAGCAGCGGCCGCCACTCAGCAGAGCAGCGCACTTCTCGTCCAGGAAGCAGCACTGCGTCACGGCACCGCCTCGCGTTTCCGGTGCGTGCTAACGGCACAACACAGAGCAAGCTCCCGGCAGCTTTATGGCGACTTCAAGTGCTTGGCAGGCAGCGCCCAGCAGAGGTGGCGTGCCCGCCTCAGCGCCTGAGCACCTGGCTCTGTGCCCCACTCACAGCCAGGGGCTCTGCCGGTCTCTGCTGGACAAGGCCAGGGGGCGCAGGAGCACGGTCCCAGGCAGAGCGAGGGAGACAGCCTCCATGATCTCGGGCAGCTTCTCCCCACAGGCTCCCAGGGGACAGCGCCCTGAGAGTCTGCCGTCCCGGCCTGGGTCTCCGGCACCTGCACCCTGCATGGCAGACGGCGGCGCCCACGGGGGGCTGTGTTCCTGAGCCTGCTCTGGGTGCCGCGTCTCCTGTGGCGCCCACAGCTGTGCTGTCCTGACTTCCTCTGCGCTGCCCATGCCTGGTGGGCGGTCCCGGGGTTCCCCACAGCCAGCCGTGGGCATGCCCTCGGGCCCCGCCCCTTTCCTGCATTCCCCTCTCAGGGAAGAAAAGGCGCCCTGGTGACATCAGCTTGCCGACTCCTACTCAGGATGAGCGTTTGCATCCGCTTCTGGGATTTCCCACGGACGGTTTTTGCTCTTCTCCAGTGAGCTGCCTGCAGCCCTTACCTGTCCGAGTGCCTGGGCTCTGGCTCAGCCCCTCCGGTTCTGTGCGGGTCTGACCTCAGCCCAGAGAAGCCTGAGGATCTGAGTGCGGCTGAGCCTCTCACTGCTTCCCTCAGGTGTCGCTGAAGGAGGCCCACACGGCCCCCTCAGGACCCCCCGAACACCCGGCTCATTCACCGCGTGGTGTGGAAGGGCTGCCGGGCTCGCCCCACAGGGGCCGTCGGGAGCAGCACGGGTGTGCACGGCTTGCTCCGCCTCCAGGCCTCTCGGCTCAGCTGTCCATCTCTGACACGACCCACGTCCAGGACGGCTCCCCTGCTGCAGCACATCCCACActggttcctctgggtctcactcTTGTGGGCTTCCTGACCCAAAAACCCTGGTTTCTGCCTGATAATGCTTTACTTtgttagaattttttatttgggggtcagcactgtgatgcagtgggtaaagccaccacctgcaacaccggcatcccacatgggtggctggttggagtcccggctgctccatctctatggcttagggaagcagtggaagacggcccacgtgcctgggcccctgcagccacatgggagaccagaaggaagctccatCTCTTggttttagattggcccagctccagccattgtagctatttggggaatgagccagtggaaggaagatttctctgttcctgcctttcttttttgtaactccgcctttcaaataaataactgtatcttaaaatattttacaaatcgGTTTGAAAGATACATACAGCGGGGGGAGGGGCGGATGACacatcttccacctgccggttcactcctgccagagcagggctgggctgtgtcaaagccaagggcccagaactcatcccaagtctcccatatgagtggcagaacGCCTGAGCTGTCACCTACTGCCTTCTAGGGTGCGCACTAGCAACATCTGGACTTGgaaagagctgggactcgaacccaggtactccagcgtGTGGGCGGCCCAATCAGCGCCTTAACCCTGCGCCGAACGCCAGCCCCCACGGGCACCTTCCTGGGCCATCACTTGATTCAGCACAGGATTCTGGTCGCTTCCTGTGCGCTCACAGGAGCTTAGACAGTTATTACGCCGTGTCTGGCTCAGCCTCAGTCTGCACCCACCAGAAATCAGGGAGGCCTCCTCCCCAGCGCAGCAGGGAGCTGCCGGGGTTAGTTACCATGACAATGGCTGCAAGAGGGGCCTTCCTCAGCTTGCTCTCCGCCATgcagtctccctctgcctccctcctgccacaGGATGCCACCTGCCACGTTGGGACACAGCCAGAGGCCCAGCAGAGCCGCCCCACCCCAGTCAAGCCCAAGGCTTTGCAGTAAATGCAGCTCTCCTGGTTAGGAGCCATACAGACAGGAAACGCTTTCAGCCAGGTCCCTGTGGCCGCGTCGTGTCACCAACAGAAGGGACCGCTGGACTTCCGGAATCCGGGTCTCCCGAAGCCAAGAGAATTTCTGGCCGGAATCCCTTTGCCTATTACCTTCCTCTCACCCCGACACTTCTCTGCCTGGCTACGGCCAGCCTGACCCCCAGCTGTCTGCCATCACCTCTCTGCTGACATTCTGGGCTGAACCGTGGAAAACTTCTACTCCTTGCAGGTCACAGGCAGACATACATGGTAGCGTGTGCCCGTGCGCTGCTCAGGCGCCGATCTCAGAACCCTCAGCGCCCTGGGTGTGTGGgagggctcccccccccccccgggctgtGGCTGCTGTAGGCCACCCTGAGGAATGAGCTGAGGGCCGGTGCTCCCGGCCACAGTTCAGATGCCAGCAGCCCACGCGGAGCGCCTGGGGGCAGCAGCCTGGAGGTCCCACCTGTGCTTCCTGTGGGTGCCCAGCCTGGGAGGCTGCTGGTGACGGCCCAAacacctgtgtccctgtgcccagatgggagctccaggctcctggtttcaacctgacccaaccctagctgttatgggcatctggggagtgaaccaatgggtggaagatctatgtctgtgTCACTCCCTAAACAAACTAACAAAAAGTGCAGGCTTGCTTACTGCACAATCAAGGGTGCTCACCCGAAGCCCACGCTGCCTGCTGCGCCCTGTGTAGCCATGGGCTCTGCCCTCTGACCCAGGAACCCCACGTCTTCAGCAGCATCCATGGAACTCTGGGGTTGGCCTGTCAGTTGGCAAACAGTGCAAAAGCCCAGCGCTGGAAACATCCTGCCCCTCCAGGCGCGCGGTGCTGCCGTGTGGGACCCCGGGCTCCTGAGCGTGAGGGTTTCCAGCTTGCTGCGGTCCCGAGACCGGCATCAGGGCCTCCGAGGCAGGCACGGTCACACGCGAGAGCTTTTCTCAGAATGCTTGGCCGAGACCGCGGCACACTCGGCCGTCAGAGCAGGGGCAGCAGTGCCCTCTGGGATCGGCCGATGCCCCCACGGCAGCCTGGACACTGGGCTTCCTCCTCATTCTGGTTCTGGCTCCCGCGTCACTTCTGGCCCTGGTGAGATCCCCTGCGCCCCTGTGTGAGCTCAGCCATGCACCGCGGGAGGATGTACGGCAGCCGGCATTTCCAGGGGGCTCTGCCAGTGTCTGGTTAGGGGCTGTGCTGGTGGCGACGCCTCTTGGGaggtctgcatcccacatcggaatgCCTGGTTAGAGTCTAGCTCTGCTGACTCCAGATCCTGCCCATGcactcgggaggcagcaggcaacggCTCACGTAGCCGGGTTCCTGGCAACCATGTGGAGCCCAGGACTGAattttcccaactcctggctttgacctggaccagtcttggctgctatgggtatttggggagtgaacccgtagaTGAGAgaggtctgtctctctgtcctttcaagtaaaataaaataaaataaaataaaacaaaataaagaatgcCTGGTCAATCACTTACTCACTGAACTCTGTTAACTTAAATTCTACATAAAATGTCAGACCCTCTGTCCTGACATGTCATTTTCTGGTACAATACTAAAACCCCCAGAGATGGTGCCATCACCAGCGTCCGCACAAAGTGCCCAGGTGCCCCGTCAGCCCTGTGAGCGTGGCCGGGGCCCTGGCCCTCCTTCCAGAAGAGGGCAGCCAGACACACGGCCAATCCAGCGCCATCCTGTCCACCCACCCGGGCACCAGCCGCCATCCGTGgggcagccagtgctgtgcccgTCCACCCACCCGGGCACCAGCCGCCATCCGTGGGGCAGCCGGTGCCGTGCGCGTCCCAGGAGGCTCCCGCTTTCCTCTTGCGCAGGGACCACGGCGCGCCCTTCCCCTGACCCGCGAGTCTGGCCCGGGTTCACGGCCAGGGCGACCCCAGGCGGCTCACCTGTCGGAGCCGTTCCAGCAGCACTCAAACTTGTCAAAGATGCAGTCGTTCTCGTAGAGCGAGCAGAGCTTGCCGCGCAGGTACTCATGCACCTGGTGCGTCTCCACGGGCCTGCTCTCCATGTTGAGGTCCCACACCTTCACCGACAGGTAGTCCCTGGTCATCATGTACCGCCCGCTGTGGCTGAACTTCACGTCGGAGATGGAGGAGATGATCTCTGAGAAGAAGGACCTGCTGCTGGGATCCTCGGGCTCCTCAAAGACTGGAAAGTCGAGGAGACAGGTCAGAGAGCAGCCTGCTCTGGGCTCGGGCGGGCCCGGCCCGCGGGGGCTCCGCAGGGCAGGGCTGCACCTCCGCTCCTTCCGACTCCTCCCAGGTTTTCACAGCCTTCAACGCCCACGCTCAGGGCTCCACGTGAGACATCCCAGCACCAGGCACCAACATGGGCCGGGCCACGGAGGTGCTGACATGAATCTCCTGGATTCCGGGCAAGGCCCTGGGCTGTGATCTGCAGAGCTCCTCGGGTTTCCTGACACGTGCCCCTGGGCTCAGCACAGCGGCACAACCAGAGACCACTGTTACGGGGACGCcggccccctcccagccctgggccgAGCACAAGGTGTCCTGCCATGTCTGGGGTGTACACGCTGAAGAGTCTGCTGCAGTGACCACCCCTTCAACCTGGCAGAGCTAGGGTCCCACCTGCCAAAGCCACTCGGCAAAAGGGCTTCATTTTCAACTGCGACAGTCACGTGCTGCCACGACAACACTCAACTCCCGCCTTCACGGAggccccgaatgcctcctgggcaGAGGCCCTCCCCGCCCAGCACGTGGCCACGCCTGCAGCACAGGACACGGCAGCCCTTGGTTTTCAGCTGCttttgcttcttctctctcttctaactTACAAACTTATTTCCCTGCAGGTCTTGCAACCAAAATTAACTTTCAGGCAGCAGGCGCTAACACCAAACAGTAACAGACCAATTCCTTTGCACCGGGGGTGGGCCCTGGCACAATGGCTAGGATGCGCCTTGCAGGAGTGGTTCCAGTCCAACCCGACTTCCTgcagtgcacaccctggcagacagcaggcGGGCCCTGTCAGTCACACACAGACCCAGATGGGCGTTCTGGGCTCCCACCTTCAGCAGGCCcgctcccagctgttgcagcaccTGAGCGAATCTGCGGACGGCAGCTCTAGCTGTCTTCCAGACTAAAAACAGAGCGTTACTTTCAGGAATAGCAAACTGTGCTCTAGACGCCACCATGAAGACACAGGCAGGCGTCGGAGGACACGGCCCCTGCCCAAGCGCCATGGGACAGGGTTTCTGCCCCACAGCCCTCTGTAGCAAGCACAGGAGCACAGAACGCccccttttaaaagtttatttttatttatttggaaggcagagagggagagacagagacagcctcTGTTCGcaggtttgcttcccaaatgcccacaaactagccggggctgggccgggctggagccaggaccggtctcccatgtggggatgtggggtgggggcagggacccagcacttggggcCTCACTGCGGCTTCTGGCgtcagcattagcaggacgctggactggaagcagagctggggctcggcTGCAGGCACCCCAACGTGGGAGGCAGGGTTCCCAAGGGATGGCTTAAACCACCGTGCCACACTCTCTCCCCAGGAGTGCCAAATCCTTAACACACTTAGTCTGAGGAAGAGAGTGAGGCAGCAAGCTGTCAACAGCTAGAGAGTCAATGAGCGAGCATGAGCGAGGTGCCCGAGGCTGCAGCTCAGAGGCCCCACAGGCGCTGCC contains:
- the PPP2R2D gene encoding serine/threonine-protein phosphatase 2A 55 kDa regulatory subunit B delta isoform isoform X2, with amino-acid sequence MDLMVEASPRRIFANAHTYHINSISVNSDHETYLSADDLRINLWHLEITDRSFNIVDIKPANMEELTEVITAAEFHPHQCNVLVYSSSKGTVRLCDMRSSALCDRHAKFFEEPEDPSSRSFFSEIISSISDVKFSHSGRYMMTRDYLSVKVWDLNMESRPVETHQVHEYLRGKLCSLYENDCIFDKFECCWNGSDSAIMTGSYNNFFRMFDRSSRRDVTLEASRENSKPRASLKPRKVCAGGKRKKDEISVDSLDFNKKILHTAWHPVENTIAVAATNNLYIFQDKAN